In Nocardia sp. NBC_00403, the DNA window CGTAGCGGGTGAGCGCCTGCTGCGGATCACCGGCGTGCGCGACGATTTCGCCGGCCAGCACGTACGCGCCGACCAGGGCCATCGCGGTGCCCTGACCGGTGAGTGGCGAGCCACAGTAGCCCGCGTCGCCGAGCAGTACGACGCGGCCCTTCGAGTAGGTCGGCATGTCGATGCGCGCCAGCTCGTCGAAGTAGAAGTCGCCCGCCTCGGCCATGGCATCGCTCACCGTGTTCGCAATGGTGCCGCCGCCTGCCAGCCGCTCGCGGATCAGCTGCTGCTGTGCGGGGATATCGCGGCGCAGTGCCGGATCGGCGTCGGTGCGCATCGTGATGATCGCCTTGCAGGTGGTCGGGTCGTAATCGGGACGGAGACCGACATTGGTCGCGCCGACCAGTGAGTTCATCGTGAACCAATTGTCTTCGGTGCCTGCGGGGGTCGGCAGCGTGAAGAAGGACATGTACCCGCCGAGGTAGGTCGAGAACTCCGCTTCCGGGCCGAACACCAGGCGCCGGGTGGCGGAGTGCAGTCCGTCCGCGCCGATCACGATGTCGAAGCGTTCGGTGCTGCCGGAGGTGAAGGTGACATCGACGCCGGTGTCGTCCTGGCTGATGTCGGTGATCCATGTGCCGTAGCGGTAGTCGACGCCGCCCGCTTCGGCGAGCGCGTCGAGCAGTACTTGATTGAGGTCACCGCGGGTGAGTTCGATTTCGGCCACGGCGCCCTTGCCGTCGAACATCTCGGCGGGCATGCGCAGCAGCTCCTTGCCTTCGCTGTCCACCATGACGATGCCGCGCTCGTCGAGCTGGACCTTCCGGATGCCGGGCATCAGGCCCATCCGCTCCGCGACCTCGCTGCTCGGCCCGCGCAGGTCGACGGCCTGACCGCCGGGGCGGGGCGCGTCGGCGCGCTC includes these proteins:
- a CDS encoding FAD-dependent monooxygenase; the encoded protein is MNANSATPTDQPRVLVSGGGIGGNAVALQLLRAGIRATVVERADAPRPGGQAVDLRGPSSEVAERMGLMPGIRKVQLDERGIVMVDSEGKELLRMPAEMFDGKGAVAEIELTRGDLNQVLLDALAEAGGVDYRYGTWITDISQDDTGVDVTFTSGSTERFDIVIGADGLHSATRRLVFGPEAEFSTYLGGYMSFFTLPTPAGTEDNWFTMNSLVGATNVGLRPDYDPTTCKAIITMRTDADPALRRDIPAQQQLIRERLAGGGTIANTVSDAMAEAGDFYFDELARIDMPTYSKGRVVLLGDAGYCGSPLTGQGTAMALVGAYVLAGEIVAHAGDPQQALTRYEEVLRPFVAKAQELPPGGLKAMTPKTRFGIRAGHMVSKLMTAKIMKPLMMKMLSGTDTYDLPDYSTQAVG